In Mixta intestinalis, the following are encoded in one genomic region:
- the fliQ gene encoding flagellar biosynthesis protein FliQ, producing the protein MTPESVMVLGHDAMKVALMVAAPLLLAALISGLLISLLQAATQVNEQTLSFIPKILAVAATVVVAGPWMLNLLLDYIRTLFSNLPYIIG; encoded by the coding sequence ATGACCCCAGAATCGGTAATGGTCCTTGGCCACGACGCAATGAAAGTCGCCCTGATGGTCGCCGCCCCCCTGTTGCTGGCGGCGTTAATCAGCGGCCTGCTGATCAGTCTGTTGCAGGCGGCAACCCAGGTTAACGAACAGACGCTCTCTTTTATCCCCAAAATTCTGGCGGTGGCGGCTACCGTGGTGGTGGCAGGCCCCTGGATGCTTAACCTGCTGCTGGACTATATCCGCACGCTGTTCAGCAACCTGCCCTATATTATCGGCTAA
- the fliR gene encoding flagellar biosynthetic protein FliR, with translation MLTLDSSQLMLWVSQFFWPLVRLLALFSTAPIFSERAVSKKVKIGLAVMITWILAPTLPPTQVTLFSVGGFGLLLQQLLIGIALGFTMQFAFAAVRMAGELIGLQMGLSFATFFDPGSRLNMPVLARFLDMLAMLLFLTFNGHLWLISLLADSFHTLPIGGDPLNANAFLALAKAGGLIFLNGMRLALPLIILLLTINLALGLLNRVAPQLSVFAIGFPVTLSIGILTIGILMPLLAPFCEHLFSEVFDLLSDILSELPKN, from the coding sequence ATGTTAACGCTGGACAGCAGCCAACTTATGCTCTGGGTCAGTCAGTTCTTCTGGCCGCTGGTGCGCCTGCTTGCGCTGTTCAGCACTGCGCCAATTTTCAGTGAACGTGCCGTCAGTAAAAAGGTCAAAATTGGTCTGGCGGTCATGATTACCTGGATTCTGGCACCAACGCTGCCGCCGACGCAGGTCACATTATTTTCCGTTGGCGGTTTCGGGCTGTTGCTTCAGCAGCTACTGATTGGCATCGCGCTGGGCTTTACCATGCAGTTTGCTTTTGCTGCGGTGCGTATGGCGGGTGAACTCATCGGATTACAAATGGGGCTTTCTTTTGCTACCTTCTTCGATCCCGGTAGCCGATTGAATATGCCGGTACTGGCACGCTTTTTGGATATGCTGGCAATGCTACTGTTTTTGACCTTCAATGGTCACCTGTGGCTAATTTCACTGCTGGCAGACAGTTTTCATACTTTACCGATTGGTGGAGACCCACTTAATGCCAATGCATTCCTGGCGCTTGCTAAAGCCGGGGGGTTAATTTTCCTGAACGGGATGCGCCTGGCGCTGCCGCTAATCATTTTATTACTTACCATCAACCTGGCCCTGGGTTTGTTAAACCGCGTTGCACCACAACTCTCCGTTTTTGCCATCGGCTTCCCTGTAACCTTATCGATCGGAATTTTAACAATCGGTATACTTATGCCGCTTCTGGCCCCTTTCTGTGAGCATCTGTTCAGCGAAGTCTTTGATTTACTTTCTGACATACTTTCTGAGTTACCTAAAAACTAA